Proteins encoded by one window of Dendropsophus ebraccatus isolate aDenEbr1 chromosome 4, aDenEbr1.pat, whole genome shotgun sequence:
- the LOC138789244 gene encoding uncharacterized protein has product MPDPISIYCAFWNSRSVCNKITETHDLFLNKSLILLALMKTWLQESDTASPAALTLGGLQFSHSPRPYNRHGGGVGILLSQDCTYQVIHPVPFLLFSSFEVHTIRLLQPFSLRVAVIYRPPGSRRHFLYHFSTWLPNFLSSDIPALIMGDFNIPIDKPLSPSAAQFLSLTSSLGLSQLSDSPTHKDGKTLDLFFSRLCPVSYLTSTPIKLSDHNLFSFSISNTHSPPDTPTSVKYRNLRAINTQQLLDSVQSSLPPISLLSCPNLAATYYHNTLKTTLNKMAPSHLNQPNADDHNPGTHLDLVFFYGVLGVQTSYIINLC; this is encoded by the coding sequence ATGCCAGATCCCATCTCTATTTACTGTGCTTTTTGGAACTCTAGATCCGTCTGTAACAAAATCACTGAAACCCATGACTTATTTCTCAATAAATCGCTCATCCTGCTGGCTCTCATGAAAACATGGCTTCAAGAGTCGGACACAGCCTCACCTGCCGCTCTGACCCTTGGTGGCCTTCAATTTTCCCATTCTCCTAGACCTTATaacaggcatggtggaggagtaggtatacttctctctcaggactgcacttaccaggtcattcaCCCTGTACCCTTTCTCTTattctcctcttttgaggtgcacaccattagactcttACAGCCCTTTTCCCTTAGAGTTGCAGTTATCTATCGCCCCCCTGGTTCACGACGACACTTTCTTTACCACTTTTCTACCTGGCTTCCTaactttctatcttctgacattccTGCCCTCATCATGGGAGATTTTAACATCCCTATTGACAAACCACTTTCCCCATCAGCCGCTCAGtttctttctctaacctcctcccttggcctctctcaGCTTTCTGACTCTCCAACCCATAAGGATGGAAAAACCCTGGATCTTTTCTTCTCtagactttgcccagtttcttACCTTACTAGCACTCCCATCAAGCTCTCAGACCATAATCTTTTCTCCTTTTCAATCTctaatactcattctcctcctgacaccccaacctcGGTGAAGTACAGAAACTTacgtgccatcaacacccaacaacttttagactctgtacagtcatcactgcctcctatctctttgctctcctgtcccaatctggctgccaCATACTATCACAACACCCTGAAAACAACCCTCAACAAAATGGCACCCTCACATCTTAATCAGCCAAATGCAGACgaccacaaccctggcacacaccTAGATCTCGTTTTCTTctacggtgttctaggtgtgcagACCTCCTACATTATAAATTTGTGCTAA